Part of the Deltaproteobacteria bacterium genome, GGCAAAGGCGCCATTGACCATATCCGAGAAGTTTGCCCCGATGCAATTTTGCTAGATCTTCTTTTGCCCGATATTTCGGGAATTGAGATTTTTTATACTTTAAAAGCCGATCCCGAATTAAGCAAGATCCCCGTATTATTTTTCACCTCTTATAATGTTAAGGAGTGGCCCGAGTTGACCAACCTGTGGCC contains:
- a CDS encoding response regulator; the encoded protein is MKVLIIDDEVELVRLTEKWIRSKGYEVYSYFEGKGAIDHIREVCPDAILLDLLLPDISGIEIFYTLKADPELSKIPVLFFTSYNVKEWPELTNLWPEGIINKPYDPKYLLSELERVLANPEESKP